In Candidatus Omnitrophota bacterium, one DNA window encodes the following:
- a CDS encoding TPM domain-containing protein, whose product MLCLLVILLAMWFRPSMTPCLGQEDAVPGRTDKWVNDYAGIIDGPTEYQIENRINELVSLTRSKTQDPVEVIIGTFDGTYGMSFSDLALAYAEKWHSSRYEQRDNGVVIVVVPSQRKVTVGVGRNLDNVIPTQLVTSLIQDVMVPEFSKGDYSMGLRKAVEIVCGTLEKADIPKSNAMIFVVVAILLSVAALTTYLVLRRRKVRQGGEMS is encoded by the coding sequence ATGTTGTGTTTATTGGTGATACTGCTGGCCATGTGGTTCCGGCCGTCCATGACGCCTTGTCTGGGGCAGGAAGATGCCGTTCCGGGCCGTACGGATAAGTGGGTGAACGATTATGCCGGAATAATCGACGGCCCGACGGAGTACCAGATAGAGAACCGGATCAATGAACTGGTAAGCCTGACGCGGAGTAAGACCCAGGACCCTGTAGAGGTGATCATCGGTACGTTCGATGGTACCTATGGCATGAGCTTCTCTGATCTCGCGCTGGCATATGCGGAAAAATGGCACTCAAGTCGTTATGAGCAGCGGGATAATGGTGTGGTTATAGTTGTGGTGCCTTCTCAAAGGAAGGTTACCGTTGGCGTGGGTAGGAACCTGGATAATGTGATCCCGACCCAGCTTGTTACCTCCCTGATACAGGATGTGATGGTGCCCGAGTTCAGCAAGGGAGATTACTCCATGGGGTTGCGTAAAGCGGTCGAAATAGTTTGTGGAACACTTGAAAAGGCTGATATTCCAAAAAGCAACGCTATGATATTTGTAGTTGTCGCCATCCTATTGTCGGTAGCTGCCCTGACCACATATCTCGTTCTCAGGCGAAGGAAAGTTCGACAAGGTGGGGAGATGTCATAA